In the Hordeum vulgare subsp. vulgare chromosome 7H, MorexV3_pseudomolecules_assembly, whole genome shotgun sequence genome, one interval contains:
- the LOC123407760 gene encoding 60S acidic ribosomal protein P3-like codes for MGVFTFVCRDSGAEWSAKQHKGELEASAATPYDLQRQLVSAACAEDKSGGVQSSFTMVSPNSAIFQVVIGGASAGPIGGGAAAGAAASGGAAAEAPKAEEKKEEEKEESEDDLGFSLFD; via the exons ATGGGCGTCTTCACCTTCGTGTGCCGCGACTCCGGCGCCGAGTGGTCGGCCAAGCAGCACAAGGGCGAGCTCGAGGCCTCCGCCGCCACCCCCTACGACCTGCAGCGCCAGCTCGTCTCCGCCGCCTGCGCCGAGGACAAGTCCGGCGGCGTCCAGTCCTCCTTCACCATGGTCTCCCCCAACTCCGCCATCTTCCAG GTGGTCATTGGTGGTGCCTCTGCTGGTCCGATCGGTGGTGGTGCCGCTGCTGGTGCCGCTGCATCAGGTGGAGCTGCTGCTGAGGCCCCCAAggctgaggagaagaaggaagaggagaaggaggagagcgaGGACGACCTTGGCTTCTCCCTCTTTGATTAG